One window of the Thiovulum sp. ES genome contains the following:
- a CDS encoding 2-oxoacid:acceptor oxidoreductase, delta subunit, pyruvate/2-ketoisovalerate family (TIGRFAM: 2-oxoacid:acceptor oxidoreductase, delta subunit, pyruvate/2-ketoisovalerate family) has translation MEKRGWNDFDPGVILFSFEKDKKVTDIATTLPEDRPYSQSNSFSSNQASEWRVIKPVYNRDSCIDCQFCWIYCPDMSIISRDKEMKGIDYDHCKGCGICVEVCPTSPKSLLMFQEAEDEKKALSEWPTKEDKKEEK, from the coding sequence ATGGAAAAAAGAGGTTGGAACGACTTTGACCCTGGTGTAATTCTTTTCTCTTTTGAAAAAGATAAAAAAGTTACAGATATTGCTACGACTCTACCAGAAGATAGACCTTACTCACAGAGTAACTCTTTCTCATCAAATCAAGCCTCAGAATGGAGAGTAATTAAACCAGTTTATAACAGAGATAGCTGTATTGATTGTCAATTCTGTTGGATTTACTGCCCAGACATGTCTATTATTTCTCGAGATAAAGAGATGAAGGGAATCGATTATGATCACTGTAAAGGTTGTGGAATTTGTGTAGAGGTTTGTCCTACAAGTCCAAAATCACTACTTATGTTCCAAGAGGCTGAAGATGAGAAAAAAGCTCTTAGTGAATGGCCTACAAAAGAAGATAAAAAAGAGGAGAAGTAA
- a CDS encoding oxygen-independent coproporphyrinogen III oxidase (PFAM: Radical SAM superfamily; HemN C-terminal region~TIGRFAM: oxygen-independent coproporphyrinogen III oxidase) gives MVDIDFEKIGKFSKAGPRYTSYPTAVEFESSDEVKNEYLKELRESEKPLSLYFHLPFCRSACYFCGCNVVYTSKESKRERYIGYLEKELKLLSGNMETSREVIQMHFGGGTPTFFSASELERIIKMIRKTFPNFSQNAEISCEVDPRFLDENQMKVLREGGFNRISFGVQDFDKEVQEAVHRVQPYEIVKESNDLARNSGISSVNIDLIYGLPYQNLDKFKDTLEKSVSMSPERFAVFNYAHVPWLMKTMRKIDEHTLPEPAEKLKILKYTIDYLTSNGYKMVGMDHFAKENDELFLAIERGELHRNFQGYTTKGGATLLGIGLTSIGEGDGYYIQNFKEMRDYEEALDRGELPIFRGVKLSEDDKIRKYVIMELMSNFKFDIARFNKNFRVRFNDYFKKELEELQVFVDGELLEISEKSIETTFTGGLIIRNIAMVFDAYMKKHVQSKKTFSKTV, from the coding sequence TTGGTAGATATTGATTTTGAAAAGATTGGAAAATTCTCAAAAGCTGGACCAAGATACACAAGCTATCCAACTGCTGTTGAGTTTGAGAGTAGCGATGAGGTAAAAAATGAGTATTTAAAAGAGTTAAGAGAGAGTGAAAAGCCTCTTTCTCTCTATTTTCATTTACCGTTTTGCCGAAGTGCCTGTTATTTTTGTGGTTGCAATGTTGTTTATACATCAAAAGAGAGCAAAAGAGAGAGATACATTGGATATTTGGAAAAAGAGTTAAAACTGCTTTCTGGCAATATGGAGACTTCACGAGAAGTGATTCAGATGCACTTTGGCGGAGGAACACCAACATTTTTTTCAGCAAGTGAGTTGGAAAGAATTATAAAAATGATAAGAAAAACATTCCCAAATTTCAGTCAAAATGCAGAAATCAGCTGTGAAGTTGATCCGCGATTTTTAGATGAAAATCAGATGAAAGTTTTGAGAGAGGGAGGATTTAATAGGATCTCATTTGGAGTTCAGGATTTTGATAAAGAGGTGCAAGAGGCAGTTCATAGAGTCCAGCCATACGAAATTGTAAAAGAGAGCAATGATTTGGCACGGAATTCTGGAATTAGCTCTGTAAATATCGACCTCATCTACGGTTTGCCGTATCAGAATTTGGACAAATTTAAAGATACTTTAGAGAAGTCGGTCTCGATGAGTCCAGAGAGATTTGCAGTTTTTAACTATGCCCATGTTCCTTGGTTGATGAAAACAATGAGAAAAATTGACGAACACACTCTACCAGAACCTGCGGAAAAACTGAAAATCTTAAAATACACAATTGACTATTTGACTAGCAACGGATACAAAATGGTTGGAATGGATCATTTTGCAAAAGAGAATGATGAACTTTTCTTAGCAATTGAGCGGGGAGAACTTCACAGAAACTTCCAAGGTTATACAACAAAAGGTGGTGCAACTCTGCTTGGAATTGGTTTAACTTCAATCGGTGAAGGTGACGGATATTATATTCAGAATTTTAAAGAGATGAGAGATTATGAAGAGGCACTTGATCGTGGTGAACTGCCAATTTTTAGAGGTGTAAAACTCTCTGAAGATGACAAAATTCGCAAATATGTGATTATGGAATTGATGAGTAATTTCAAATTTGACATTGCTCGTTTTAATAAAAATTTCAGAGTTAGATTTAATGACTATTTCAAAAAAGAGTTGGAAGAGTTGCAGGTTTTTGTTGATGGGGAACTTTTGGAAATTTCTGAAAAATCGATTGAGACAACTTTTACAGGTGGTTTGATAATTCGGAATATTGCGATGGTTTTTGATGCATACATGAAAAAACATGTTCAGTCAAAAAAGACTTTTAGCAAGACTGTTTAG
- a CDS encoding 2-oxoacid:acceptor oxidoreductase, gamma subunit, pyruvate/2-ketoisovalerate family (PFAM: Pyruvate ferredoxin/flavodoxin oxidoreductase~TIGRFAM: 2-oxoacid:acceptor oxidoreductase, gamma subunit, pyruvate/2-ketoisovalerate family) produces the protein MLEIRWHSRAGQGAVTGAKGLADVIATTGKFVQAFAFYGSAKRGAAMTAYNRVDDEEIINHEKFMNPDFVLVIDPALTYTDDITLNEKEDTKYIITTHMSKEDLIKSQPKLEGKEVYVVDCMRISQEKIGKAIPNTPMLGALMKISGMYDLDFFKKSMLSVLEKFPQKIIDANMAAIETAYNEVN, from the coding sequence ATGTTAGAGATTCGTTGGCACAGCCGTGCTGGTCAAGGTGCTGTAACAGGTGCTAAGGGTTTAGCTGATGTTATTGCAACAACGGGTAAATTTGTTCAAGCATTCGCATTTTACGGCTCGGCTAAAAGGGGAGCGGCTATGACTGCTTACAACCGAGTTGATGACGAAGAGATTATCAATCATGAGAAATTCATGAATCCTGACTTTGTTCTTGTTATCGATCCTGCTCTTACTTATACTGATGATATTACTCTTAATGAAAAAGAGGATACAAAATATATCATTACGACTCACATGAGTAAAGAGGACCTCATCAAATCTCAACCAAAACTTGAAGGTAAAGAAGTTTATGTTGTTGATTGTATGAGAATTTCTCAAGAAAAAATCGGTAAAGCAATTCCAAATACTCCAATGCTTGGTGCTTTAATGAAAATTTCTGGAATGTATGATTTGGATTTCTTTAAAAAGAGTATGTTAAGTGTTCTTGAAAAGTTCCCACAAAAAATCATCGATGCAAATATGGCAGCGATTGAAACAGCTTACAACGAAGTAAATTAG
- a CDS encoding general secretion pathway protein G (PFAM: Prokaryotic N-terminal methylation motif; Bacterial type II secretion system protein G~TIGRFAM: general secretion pathway protein G; prepilin-type N-terminal cleavage/methylation domain), giving the protein MRMRSGLTLIELMIVIIILGLLASLVMPNLIGQSDEAKKKLVCIQMKSVSESLKTFKLYNGVYPATEEGLEALAKNPDPEKYTDYPSTGFLDDGRLPKDPWGGQYIYTNSDSSFNLISLGADGKEGGESENKDITFESCQR; this is encoded by the coding sequence ATGAGAATGAGAAGTGGTTTGACTCTGATCGAGTTGATGATCGTTATCATTATTTTAGGTCTTCTTGCAAGTCTCGTTATGCCGAATCTCATCGGTCAAAGTGATGAAGCAAAGAAAAAACTTGTCTGTATTCAGATGAAGAGTGTTTCAGAATCTCTGAAAACTTTCAAGCTCTATAATGGTGTTTATCCTGCGACAGAAGAGGGATTAGAAGCTCTTGCAAAAAATCCTGATCCAGAGAAATATACAGATTATCCATCGACAGGTTTTCTTGATGACGGACGACTACCAAAAGACCCTTGGGGCGGACAATATATCTACACAAATAGCGATTCTTCTTTCAACTTAATTTCACTCGGTGCTGATGGCAAAGAGGGTGGAGAATCTGAAAACAAAGACATCACTTTTGAATCGTGCCAAAGATAG
- a CDS encoding putative integral membrane protein, translating into MEKIVAEYGNIIIFLHIISAVIWVGGMIAVRIAVHPAMQMIATPELRISRSLNIMKNLFHLVIPFIIILLITGIILTIAMHRGEPLTHAKEGIWLVMLINFIVMYIRRGKADELSRLGKPENVAEAKKIATLLSNYMIPVNIALGIIAIYIGAMLHLG; encoded by the coding sequence TTGGAAAAAATTGTTGCTGAATACGGAAATATAATTATCTTTTTGCACATTATTAGTGCTGTGATTTGGGTTGGTGGAATGATTGCTGTCCGAATTGCCGTTCATCCCGCTATGCAAATGATTGCGACTCCTGAACTCCGAATTAGTCGAAGTCTCAATATTATGAAAAATCTTTTTCATCTTGTAATTCCTTTCATCATTATTCTCTTAATCACGGGAATTATTTTGACAATTGCAATGCACCGAGGCGAACCGCTAACACATGCAAAAGAGGGAATTTGGTTAGTTATGCTTATCAACTTTATTGTTATGTATATTCGGCGAGGAAAAGCAGACGAACTTTCTCGACTTGGAAAACCTGAAAATGTTGCAGAAGCAAAAAAAATCGCAACTCTACTCTCAAATTACATGATTCCTGTAAATATTGCACTTGGTATTATCGCAATTTACATCGGAGCAATGCTACATTTAGGATAA
- a CDS encoding 2-oxoacid:ferredoxin oxidoreductase, alpha subunit (PFAM: domain; Transketolase, C-terminal domain), producing the protein MAEKMELKSVEVWDGNLAAAHSLRQAQVDVVAAYPITPSTPIVENYARFLANGYVDGEYVMVESEHAAMSGCIGASAAGGRVATATSSQGYALMVETLYQASGMRLPIILHVVNRALAAPLNVNGDHSDMYLGRDTGWIQLDSFKQQEAYDLGLMAFKIGEDHGIRLPVMVHQDGFISSHTAQNINPIDDEVAYNFVGEHQPFNAMLDFEKPATYGAQTEENWHFEHKAQQHHDLMTKVFPKVEEVFAEFKELTGREYKMVETFDMEDADVAIIAMGTTVESARLAARLSRKDGVKAGVVGIRLIRPFPFEQIKEVLKDVKAIGTLDRSSPNGTVGMLHNEISAVVIENETVPVMKNYIYGLGGRDITIQMLKDIFAELNENAKAGKRIGAIQTFINVRGPELSFLGK; encoded by the coding sequence ATGGCTGAAAAAATGGAATTAAAATCTGTTGAAGTTTGGGACGGTAACTTAGCTGCGGCTCATTCACTTCGACAAGCACAAGTTGATGTAGTTGCTGCCTATCCTATTACACCTTCAACTCCAATTGTTGAAAACTATGCAAGATTTTTAGCAAACGGATATGTCGACGGTGAGTATGTTATGGTTGAGTCAGAACATGCTGCTATGTCTGGATGTATTGGTGCATCTGCTGCTGGTGGTCGAGTTGCAACTGCGACTTCATCTCAAGGTTATGCACTTATGGTTGAAACTCTTTACCAAGCTTCTGGTATGAGACTTCCAATTATTCTTCATGTTGTAAATAGAGCTTTAGCTGCTCCGTTGAATGTAAATGGAGACCACTCTGATATGTATCTTGGTCGAGATACTGGTTGGATTCAACTCGATTCTTTTAAACAACAAGAAGCTTACGATTTAGGTTTAATGGCTTTTAAAATTGGTGAAGATCACGGAATCCGATTACCAGTTATGGTTCATCAAGACGGATTCATCTCTTCTCACACAGCTCAAAATATCAACCCTATTGACGATGAGGTCGCTTATAATTTTGTCGGCGAACACCAACCGTTCAATGCAATGTTAGACTTTGAGAAACCAGCAACTTATGGTGCACAAACTGAAGAGAATTGGCATTTTGAACACAAAGCTCAACAACACCACGATTTAATGACAAAAGTTTTCCCAAAAGTTGAAGAAGTGTTTGCTGAATTCAAAGAGTTGACTGGTCGAGAGTATAAAATGGTTGAAACTTTTGACATGGAAGATGCAGATGTTGCAATTATTGCAATGGGAACAACTGTTGAGAGTGCAAGACTCGCTGCTAGACTTTCTCGAAAAGATGGTGTAAAAGCAGGTGTTGTTGGAATTCGACTTATTCGACCTTTCCCTTTCGAGCAAATTAAAGAAGTTTTAAAAGATGTTAAAGCAATTGGAACACTTGATAGAAGTTCTCCAAATGGAACAGTTGGAATGCTTCACAATGAGATTTCTGCTGTTGTAATTGAGAACGAGACAGTTCCAGTTATGAAAAACTACATCTACGGTCTTGGTGGTCGAGATATTACAATCCAAATGTTAAAAGACATTTTTGCTGAATTAAACGAGAATGCAAAAGCAGGAAAAAGAATTGGTGCAATTCAAACATTCATCAATGTTCGAGGTCCTGAATTATCTTTCTTAGGAAAATAG
- a CDS encoding 1-acyl-sn-glycerol-3-phosphate acyltransferase (PFAM: Acyltransferase~TIGRFAM: 1-acyl-sn-glycerol-3-phosphate acyltransferases), protein MSAKKIRAVYVTFVTGLFLGILVLLIFPFKKINSFLRKKASSMILLFARAKVKTFGEPHLETTMFIVNHKSMMDIMLIEKVTKQHDICWVAKKELFDLKFYGNLLKVPKMISVARETKRSIVQLIRDTEDRLKDGRTIAIFPEGTRNVENSLLEFKSGASIVANRYRLRVQPVLIKGTEKVFNNRDFLSEKSDIEVYFLDSFIATDKKDWLNESREKMLEILQKDSS, encoded by the coding sequence GTGTCTGCGAAGAAGATTAGAGCAGTTTATGTAACTTTTGTTACAGGTCTATTTTTAGGTATTTTGGTTTTATTGATTTTTCCATTTAAAAAAATAAACTCATTTTTGAGAAAGAAAGCTTCCTCCATGATTCTACTCTTTGCTCGTGCAAAAGTAAAAACATTTGGAGAACCACATCTTGAGACAACAATGTTTATTGTAAATCATAAAAGTATGATGGACATAATGCTCATTGAAAAAGTTACAAAACAGCATGATATTTGTTGGGTTGCAAAAAAAGAGCTTTTTGATTTGAAATTTTATGGAAATCTTTTAAAAGTTCCTAAAATGATATCTGTTGCTCGAGAAACAAAACGAAGTATTGTCCAACTTATTAGAGATACAGAGGATAGATTAAAAGATGGTCGAACAATTGCAATCTTTCCAGAGGGAACTCGAAATGTTGAAAACTCTCTTTTGGAATTTAAAAGTGGAGCTTCAATTGTGGCAAATCGGTATCGACTAAGAGTCCAGCCAGTTCTTATAAAAGGGACTGAAAAAGTTTTTAATAATCGTGATTTTCTCTCTGAAAAAAGCGACATAGAAGTCTATTTTCTTGACTCTTTTATTGCAACTGATAAAAAAGATTGGCTCAATGAGAGTCGAGAAAAAATGTTAGAAATTCTCCAAAAAGATTCTTCTTAA
- a CDS encoding Beta-propeller repeat protein (PFAM: Beta-propeller repeat), with the protein MSFSTLFATEWGYQIGTPESDSEPRIVASPNGDLLVCGRTYGNLYSTNAGGSDIFFERLNSETGNKIIAGKQLGSSENDQCYAIATDSSSNMYIAGCVSGANFGTFLGEFDGFIAKYNSSGTKIWGKQFGSSLDDIVKNMVIDKQGNIYISGYTRGSFGGALIGTIDTFIAKYDNSGNQIWVRKFGASGSTTYPEFAIDLDSDGNIYISGRTDADLFGTNAGSYDVWIVKYSNDGTRIWARQHGSAGSDYPYDLKVDSFGNIYIIGDTVGDFGAINAGSYDLFFAKYDNNGNQIWVKQFGGSDPDYGRAVEIDSFGYIYIGGYSYFEFGGGLGSFDAFVAKYDQNDRLI; encoded by the coding sequence TTGAGTTTTTCAACTCTTTTTGCTACGGAATGGGGTTATCAAATTGGAACACCTGAAAGTGATTCTGAACCAAGAATAGTAGCTTCTCCAAATGGAGATTTACTTGTTTGTGGACGAACATACGGAAATTTATATTCAACAAATGCAGGTGGTTCTGATATTTTCTTTGAAAGACTAAACTCTGAAACTGGAAATAAAATTATTGCAGGAAAACAGCTTGGAAGTTCTGAAAATGATCAATGTTATGCAATTGCAACGGATTCTTCTTCAAATATGTATATTGCTGGTTGTGTTTCAGGAGCTAATTTTGGAACATTTTTAGGCGAATTTGATGGATTTATAGCAAAATACAATAGTAGTGGAACAAAAATCTGGGGGAAACAATTTGGTTCATCTTTAGATGATATTGTTAAAAATATGGTGATTGACAAGCAGGGGAATATCTATATTTCTGGCTACACAAGGGGTAGTTTTGGAGGTGCACTTATAGGAACTATCGATACATTTATTGCAAAATATGACAATAGTGGTAATCAAATTTGGGTTAGAAAATTTGGTGCTTCTGGCTCTACTACTTATCCAGAGTTTGCTATTGATTTAGACTCTGATGGAAATATATATATTTCTGGTCGTACGGATGCAGACCTCTTTGGAACAAATGCAGGAAGTTATGATGTTTGGATTGTTAAATATAGTAATGATGGAACTAGAATTTGGGCAAGACAACATGGTTCTGCTGGGAGTGATTACCCATATGATTTAAAAGTTGATAGTTTTGGAAATATCTATATTATTGGCGATACAGTGGGGGATTTTGGTGCTATAAATGCAGGTTCTTATGATTTATTTTTTGCAAAATATGACAACAACGGAAATCAAATTTGGGTGAAACAATTTGGTGGTTCAGATCCAGATTATGGCAGAGCTGTTGAAATTGATTCCTTTGGATATATATATATTGGTGGATATAGTTATTTTGAATTTGGTGGAGGTCTAGGCTCTTTTGATGCTTTTGTCGCAAAATATGATCAAAATGATCGCCTAATATAG
- a CDS encoding hypothetical protein (PFAM: Protein of unknown function DUF262; Protein of unknown function (DUF1524)), which translates to MDTTSLHDYLKIDTIKKIPVYQRNYSWGEEQCKRLLDDLIAIGKKEAEIHFTGIIMVIPLDLENTHVIVDGQQRITTTLLLLKAYSDVVDSKEAKDLIRFHYLYQGKKKKLFLNKKDDEVFSKILKNQEVVFEHEKSLKVYKNYQYFKELIQSYQITDFSVLQNGLQRLRFTVLRLDRDKEPQKIFETLNSTGLRLQQSDLVKNYIFMRDIERQEELYKDYWLEIEENITADHLDSFVKNYLIIKNTDEVKIEEVYSQFKLFHERNKSLTNDELLDDLKRYSKYYKKIVFPKTNRDLEIGEALESIENTEKRVFYPFLLQALYKFGCGELERDEFFKIIYLLENYLVRHAVCGVQSSGYNKYVPKFIKSLSNFESFEKQLLSIKGKHSFIGNREFIENLKTAKIYEIDAIKRGKTLLYKVEQFLSKESVKKDDLTIEHVLPQRLNDNWRKYLGRDWELIHSTFVHNLGNLTLTAYNRELSNKLFPVKKEFFRESNLSLNSYFQGIEVWNKREIAERRDHLIQLILQIFKEPEMFGRVEEDKNFFLSDIPENLTGKKPDGFKMLGELTLSPHWRGLYIDFLVAVYVNFESAFEKHIEYGSFVKVGRGSDLISRTQQKGYFKVFENVFAHIPSNSKQILNYMVRIVKILKLEHLSEEKIQIFLK; encoded by the coding sequence ATGGACACAACAAGCCTACATGACTATTTAAAAATTGACACAATAAAGAAAATTCCTGTTTATCAGAGAAATTACAGTTGGGGAGAAGAGCAGTGCAAAAGACTTTTAGACGACCTCATCGCTATTGGGAAAAAAGAAGCTGAAATTCATTTTACTGGAATTATTATGGTAATTCCGTTGGATTTGGAAAACACACATGTTATTGTTGATGGTCAGCAGAGAATTACAACAACTCTTCTTCTCTTAAAAGCTTATTCTGATGTTGTTGATAGCAAAGAGGCAAAAGATTTAATTCGATTTCATTATCTTTATCAGGGAAAAAAGAAAAAACTCTTTCTAAATAAAAAAGATGATGAGGTTTTTTCTAAAATTCTCAAAAATCAAGAAGTTGTCTTTGAACATGAGAAAAGTTTAAAAGTTTATAAAAATTACCAATATTTTAAAGAATTGATTCAGAGTTATCAAATTACTGATTTTTCAGTTTTGCAAAATGGTCTCCAGCGATTACGATTTACAGTTTTAAGACTTGACCGAGACAAAGAACCGCAAAAGATTTTTGAAACTCTAAATTCTACGGGTCTCCGTTTGCAACAGTCTGATTTGGTAAAAAACTATATTTTTATGCGAGATATTGAGAGGCAAGAGGAACTTTACAAAGATTATTGGCTTGAAATTGAAGAAAATATTACAGCTGACCATCTTGACTCTTTTGTTAAAAATTATCTGATTATCAAAAATACCGATGAGGTCAAAATTGAAGAAGTCTATTCCCAATTTAAGCTTTTTCATGAACGAAATAAATCTTTGACAAATGATGAATTGCTTGATGATTTAAAGCGATATTCAAAATATTATAAAAAAATTGTCTTTCCAAAAACAAATCGTGATTTAGAAATAGGAGAAGCTCTTGAGTCAATTGAAAATACTGAAAAGCGAGTTTTCTATCCGTTTTTGCTTCAGGCACTCTATAAATTTGGTTGTGGTGAGTTAGAAAGAGATGAGTTTTTTAAAATAATCTATCTTCTTGAAAATTATCTTGTTCGTCATGCAGTTTGCGGAGTTCAGTCAAGTGGTTACAATAAATATGTTCCAAAATTTATCAAGTCTCTTTCAAATTTTGAGAGTTTTGAAAAACAACTTCTTTCAATAAAAGGAAAGCACTCTTTTATCGGAAATCGTGAATTTATTGAAAATCTCAAAACTGCAAAAATCTATGAAATTGATGCAATCAAAAGAGGGAAAACTCTACTTTACAAAGTTGAGCAATTTCTTTCAAAAGAGAGTGTCAAAAAAGATGATTTGACAATTGAGCATGTCTTACCACAACGACTAAATGATAATTGGCGAAAATATCTTGGTCGCGATTGGGAACTAATTCACTCCACTTTTGTTCATAATTTAGGAAACTTAACTCTCACAGCTTACAATCGAGAACTCTCAAATAAACTTTTTCCAGTAAAAAAAGAGTTTTTCAGAGAATCAAATTTATCACTTAATAGCTATTTTCAGGGAATAGAAGTTTGGAACAAAAGAGAAATTGCTGAAAGAAGAGATCACTTAATTCAGTTGATTTTGCAAATTTTCAAAGAGCCAGAAATGTTTGGTCGGGTTGAGGAAGATAAGAACTTTTTTCTTTCCGATATTCCTGAAAATTTGACAGGTAAAAAACCAGATGGATTTAAAATGCTTGGTGAATTGACTCTTTCTCCGCATTGGCGAGGTTTGTATATCGATTTTTTAGTCGCAGTTTATGTAAATTTTGAGAGTGCTTTTGAAAAACATATTGAATACGGATCATTTGTAAAAGTTGGTCGTGGTAGCGATTTGATTTCTCGAACACAGCAAAAAGGATATTTTAAAGTTTTTGAAAATGTTTTTGCACACATTCCATCAAACTCAAAACAGATTTTAAATTATATGGTTCGGATTGTCAAAATCCTAAAACTAGAACATCTTTCCGAGGAAAAAATTCAAATCTTTTTAAAATGA
- a CDS encoding hypothetical protein (PFAM: Yqey-like protein), with amino-acid sequence MELLRDQIRSDIKDAMKQKEVFRRDTLRLLSSAMKQIEVDERKELSNEDVIKIIQKQIKQREESAKQYSEAGREDLAEKENGEADIFRAYLPKQLSDSELEEKIREIANRIGAKSMADMGKMMGTATKELAGVADGKRINIAVKTVLS; translated from the coding sequence TTGGAACTTTTACGAGATCAAATCCGTTCTGATATTAAAGATGCTATGAAGCAAAAAGAGGTTTTTCGTCGTGATACTCTCCGTCTTCTCTCAAGTGCTATGAAACAAATCGAAGTTGATGAGCGAAAAGAACTCTCAAATGAAGATGTCATCAAAATTATTCAAAAACAGATCAAGCAACGAGAAGAGAGTGCAAAGCAGTATTCTGAGGCAGGTCGAGAAGATTTAGCTGAAAAAGAGAATGGCGAAGCTGATATTTTTCGTGCATATTTGCCAAAGCAACTTTCTGATTCTGAATTAGAAGAAAAGATCAGAGAAATTGCAAATCGAATTGGTGCAAAATCAATGGCAGATATGGGAAAAATGATGGGAACAGCTACAAAAGAGTTAGCTGGTGTTGCTGACGGAAAACGAATTAATATCGCTGTCAAAACTGTTTTAAGTTAG
- a CDS encoding type II secretory pathway, pseudopilin PulG, whose protein sequence is MAKRVENLKTKTSLLNRAKDSFTLFELVIVILIVGIVTFLAVASIPNLEDKSAKTVYLRTLPQFLKDFEEKELDFYILGMDCDEAVLLSNGDEVVFENELQIPNDLRVYRFNYYGEMRNFKYPDLRIGEVSKRVCLRFQKFSNGSTSSLILEDEKGDTFHIYRPLKDFSETFENLRDAEESLLAEELNPKSL, encoded by the coding sequence ATGGCAAAGAGGGTGGAGAATCTGAAAACAAAGACATCACTTTTGAATCGTGCCAAAGATAGCTTTACACTTTTTGAACTTGTAATTGTTATTCTCATTGTTGGGATAGTAACTTTCTTAGCGGTTGCTTCAATTCCCAATCTTGAGGACAAATCAGCAAAAACAGTCTATTTGCGAACTCTTCCGCAATTTTTAAAAGATTTTGAAGAGAAAGAGCTAGATTTTTATATACTCGGAATGGATTGTGATGAAGCGGTTCTTCTCTCAAATGGCGATGAGGTTGTTTTTGAAAATGAGTTGCAAATTCCAAATGATTTACGAGTGTATCGTTTCAACTATTATGGAGAAATGAGAAATTTTAAATATCCAGATTTACGAATTGGTGAAGTCTCAAAACGAGTATGTTTGCGGTTTCAGAAATTTAGCAATGGTTCGACCTCATCACTAATTCTTGAAGACGAAAAGGGAGATACTTTCCACATTTATCGACCTTTAAAAGATTTTTCAGAAACTTTTGAAAATCTGCGAGATGCGGAAGAATCACTTCTAGCAGAAGAGTTGAATCCAAAGAGTCTTTAA